TTTAACCAGGTTTTAGTTTCCGCATGTTTGGTTTTAGCGGCATCGGGCGTCGTTTGCAGTCTTTGCCTGACCGCGTGGTCCGGCATCAGCAGCAGTTCAATATCCGCCATGGCCACATATTTCTCCGGGTGGGTATTGCGGCCGTTGAAAATCTTGAATAACTGGTGCTTTTTCAATTCCAGATGCACCGACAACTCTTCCTTGAATTCCAAAAACAGCAATAACAAATCGCTGCCGCAACAATCGTCATCGTTGAGCCGGTGCAGGCGGTTCAACAGATGGTGAATCGCGAATCGGTACAGTTTGGATTCGCGCACAAACAATCGAGCTGCCGTCGATCTGACGGCGATGCGGTCGGCATTGCTCAATCTCATGGATACGATGTACTTCCGATCGTTGAATAATTCGTTTTCGCTCAACGCCTGCTTCCTTTAAAAGTATTAACCAAAGCCGATGGGGTTAAATTTACAATTCGGGAAGAATACTGCGTTAATGTTACAGCTTTATAACAGTTTGATTACAAAGTCCTTTTTGAGCGGAGCGCAGTGTGCGATTAACCGGATGCCGACGCATCCGCACCCGTGCCGGAATCTGTCTGGTCTGCTTCACTGAGATATCCTTCAACAGCGGTTCTGCGTTAACAAACCATCTTCCGCTGGCCCGGAATCCGCTGTAGTGTCATAAAACAGTCATATTGACTTCGCATAATTCGGGCATGACGAAGTTATGGCTACTATCCGCAAATGAAATCGCCGCACCGCGATTTTCAATCCGATTATTCAACGGGCAGGGAGCGCTACCGCCGCTAACGGCCGGTGTGTTGAGTGCGTTGTATCTGACTTGGGCGATCCTGTCCTGGCCGTTGCCGGCCGAGCCTTTAGCGCCACTGAAGAATGAGCAAACGACGTCGGTAGCGGAGCCAGACGCCGATGCCGCCTCCGATTATCTGGAAATTGCCGACTGGCATTTATTCGGGCTGGATCAAACCGCCGAGGCTGAGACGGTTGCTACCGCTTTGGTGGAGACCCCGTTACAGCTCAAATTATTGGGTACCTTTTTAGTATCCGGCCGGCCGGATAACCGTTACGCCATCATTCAATCCGCCGATGGCCTACAGCAAAAGTATCGCGAAGGTGAAGCCTTGCCGGAAGATGCCGTTCTGCAACATGTCGAAAAAACGCGGGTGGTGTTAAAGCATTTGCAGCGCCTGGAATCGTTGGCCTTCGAGCCCAATCCCGTCTCGTTTTCGGCACCGAATCCATAATTCACCTTTCTATTCAATACCATTGCAATGAAAAAAACACGCGTGTGGCTGGGCTGGCTATTGGTTTTGTTATGCCAAGTAAGTTGGGCGGAGCAGCAGGAGTTTTCCCTGAACCTTAAGGATGTGGATATCCGGGCTTTGATTGAAACCGTGGCGGACGCCACCGGTAAAAATTTTGTGGTCGACCCGCGCATCACCGGCAATATCACCGTGGTGACATCCACGCCCATGCGCGCGGCCCAGGTATACGATGTGTTTTTGTCGATATTGAAAGTCCACGGCTACTCGGCCATTCCCAACGGCAATATCGTCAAAATCGTGCCTAATACTTCGGCCAAGCAGGACGGCGAGCCGAGCGAATTGCAGCCAGATTTAAAAAACGGCGACGAACAACAAACCCGCATCGTCCAGGTTCAACATGTCGACGCCAACCAACTGGTGCAGACCTTGATGCCGTTGATGCCGCAATACGCCTTTATGGCGGCGGTACCCGAGAGCAATACTGTGATCATTTCCGATACCGCCGCCAACGTGAAGCGGGTGGAAATGATGATCAGGCAAGTCGATAAAAGCGATGCGCAAAATATTGAAGTCATCAATCTGCGCCACGGTAATGCCGTGGATTTGATCCAGCCCTTGAACAACCTGATTAGCACCAGCAATGCCGGAAGAACCACCGCGGTGGCGCCGCCCTTGGTCGCCGACGAACGCACCAACAGCATCATCATCGGCGGCAATCCCGATACACGGTTGCAAATGCGGGCACTGATTGCCAATCTGGACGCGCCGATAGAAAAAGACGGCAATACCGAAGTGATTTACATGCGCTATGCCTTGGCCAAGGATTTGGTGGAGACTCTGACCGGCGTCGGTTCGTTAAAGGACGAAAGTGCCGATAAGGTTAAAACCAAGGCCAATACCGACAAGGTATTCGACGTGCGCGCCGATGAAGCGTCCAATTCGCTGATCATCACGGCGCCGCACGACAAAATGCGCACCTTGAAAAGCGTGGTGCGGCAACTGGATGTGCGCAGAGCCCAGGTGCATATCGAAGCCATCATTGCCGAAGTGCGCTACGACAAAAACCAGCAGCTCGGCGTGGAATGGCAGACCAAGGAAGGCGGGAATGTGTTTGGCGCTTATCGGAAAAACGATAAAAACTCGCTGGATTTTTCGCAATTCGTCACCTCGGTGGGGAAAGGCCTCAGTGTCGGGTATCTGGCCGGCAGCGAAATCAAGGCCTTGATCAATGCTTTCGCCACCGATACCGATGTCAACGTGTTGTCGACGCCGTCGTTGGTGACCTTGGATAATGAAGAAGCCAGCATTATCGTCGGCCAGAATATTCCGTTGAATACCGGCAGTTTCACCACGAATACCTCGGGGGCCAGTAATCCGTTTACCACCGTGCAGCGCCAGGATGTGGGCATTAAACTCAAGGTCTTACCGCAAATCAACGAGGGCGATGCGGTCAAGCTGAAGGTTACTCAAGAGGTGTCCAGCGTGACCGGCGACGGGCAAAGTTTCGACAAGCGGCAGATAGAAACCTCGGTATTGGTCGACGACGGCAAGGTGTTGGTGCTGGGCGGATTGATCAAAGACGATGTCAATGAGGTGGTCGATAAAGTGCCGATTTTGGGCGATATTCCGTTGCTGGGTTATTTGTTTCAGTCCACTACCACCAAGGTTAACAAGACCAACTTGATGGTGTTCTTGCGGCCGCAAATCATTCGCGAGGGCGC
This sequence is a window from Methylomonas methanica MC09. Protein-coding genes within it:
- a CDS encoding type II secretion system protein N, which gives rise to MTKLWLLSANEIAAPRFSIRLFNGQGALPPLTAGVLSALYLTWAILSWPLPAEPLAPLKNEQTTSVAEPDADAASDYLEIADWHLFGLDQTAEAETVATALVETPLQLKLLGTFLVSGRPDNRYAIIQSADGLQQKYREGEALPEDAVLQHVEKTRVVLKHLQRLESLAFEPNPVSFSAPNP
- the gspD gene encoding type II secretion system secretin GspD; the encoded protein is MKKTRVWLGWLLVLLCQVSWAEQQEFSLNLKDVDIRALIETVADATGKNFVVDPRITGNITVVTSTPMRAAQVYDVFLSILKVHGYSAIPNGNIVKIVPNTSAKQDGEPSELQPDLKNGDEQQTRIVQVQHVDANQLVQTLMPLMPQYAFMAAVPESNTVIISDTAANVKRVEMMIRQVDKSDAQNIEVINLRHGNAVDLIQPLNNLISTSNAGRTTAVAPPLVADERTNSIIIGGNPDTRLQMRALIANLDAPIEKDGNTEVIYMRYALAKDLVETLTGVGSLKDESADKVKTKANTDKVFDVRADEASNSLIITAPHDKMRTLKSVVRQLDVRRAQVHIEAIIAEVRYDKNQQLGVEWQTKEGGNVFGAYRKNDKNSLDFSQFVTSVGKGLSVGYLAGSEIKALINAFATDTDVNVLSTPSLVTLDNEEASIIVGQNIPLNTGSFTTNTSGASNPFTTVQRQDVGIKLKVLPQINEGDAVKLKVTQEVSSVTGDGQSFDKRQIETSVLVDDGKVLVLGGLIKDDVNEVVDKVPILGDIPLLGYLFQSTTTKVNKTNLMVFLRPQIIREGAQSTGVTYDKYNYMRQKQQQFNQDGLMLMPNEQQPLLNPLPDAGALDLEP